The stretch of DNA ATCGAATCCCAATAGCAGTAGCATCTGCCAGGATCAAACAGAATTGAACACATAACAGATCATAATAATAAGTATACAGAATAATTATGAAGTACGCTAAAAAAAATATAGACGAGTAATTACACAAAATTTGATACAAAGTTTCTATAATCAAATTTCACCACATCTACAAAACCAACATCATACCCAAAAAAAACTTGGGCACTCACAAAACACATTCAATTAATAATTAATAAATAATATTTAATAAATATGATAAATTATAGCTACATGTGGAAAAGCAGTCATCATAGTTATAATTGTTAATACAATAAAACTTAAACTAACACCATAAACATATAGCACATTTAATATAGAGAGAAATAATATCAACAAAATTAAATAGAAAATATTGCAAATGTATATATATTTTCTATATAATGATTTAAATAGCTATTAGTTAAAAAATACAATAGTTTAATGATTTACTTATTAAAAAAATAATTAAAAATTAAAATTTAATAAAAATTATAACACTTTATTTTATTCAAGTACTGAAATAGAATAGTATTATAAAAATAAAATTTAATAATACGCAGTATTTTATTATAAAGATAATATGAACAACCACATAAATAATATTTAAAAGTTTCTATCTAACTCAAATAATAATTGCTTTATATATTACTAACCAAAAATATGAATGGTGATAAAAAATGAAGTTCGGTATAGAATTCGTACCACAAACCGATTTAAATGAAATCGCAAGATTAGTAAAATTAGCTGAAGATGTAGGATTTGAATATGCATGGATCACTGACCACTATAACAACAAAAATGTATATGCATCCTTAGCTTTAATTGCACAAGCAACTGAAACTATTAAATTAGGACCTGGTGTAACTAACCCATATGTAAGAAGTCCTGCTATTTCTGCTTCTGCAATCGCAACAATTGATGAAATTTCTGGTGGAAGAGCTACTTTTGGTATTGGGCCTGGTGATAAAGCAACATTCGATGCATTAGGAATCCCATGGGAAAAACCTGTAACCACAATTAAAAATGCAATTGCTGACATTAAAACTTTAATTGATGGTGATAAAACTGCTGGTGGAGCTGCATTAGGTGGAGTAAAAGCAGTTGGAGATATCCCTATATATATGGGTGCACAAGGACCTAAAATGTTAGAAACCGCTGGAGAAATTGCAGATGGTGTATTAATTAATGCATCCAATCCAAAAGATTATGAAGCAGCATTACCTCTTATTTCAAAGGGAATTGACAATGCTGGAAAAAAATTAGCTGACTTTGATGTAGCTGCATATACCTCTACTTCCATTG from Methanobrevibacter oralis encodes:
- the mer gene encoding 5,10-methylenetetrahydromethanopterin reductase; this translates as MKFGIEFVPQTDLNEIARLVKLAEDVGFEYAWITDHYNNKNVYASLALIAQATETIKLGPGVTNPYVRSPAISASAIATIDEISGGRATFGIGPGDKATFDALGIPWEKPVTTIKNAIADIKTLIDGDKTAGGAALGGVKAVGDIPIYMGAQGPKMLETAGEIADGVLINASNPKDYEAALPLISKGIDNAGKKLADFDVAAYTSTSIGTDSEAAKNAARIVVAFIAAGSPPPVIARHGLPEGINEKIGDCLGKGDFGGAIGLVDDDLLDAFSVAGTPDEFIPKIEALGEMGVTQYVAGSPIGKDVEESIKLLGDVIASF